The Maylandia zebra isolate NMK-2024a linkage group LG4, Mzebra_GT3a, whole genome shotgun sequence genome segment TTTCTGAACCCATTTTGAAGTCTCAACATTAGCATCGTCCCCATTTTGGCGGTTTGGGGCCAGAAGCTAGGTTATATGCTTATGCTAGCAAGCATAGCTTACAATAAGCACACAGGCAGGTATCTGTTTATTAGTGCTAAATAACAGGCTAATAAAATGCTAGAAATTACCATGACCACAGACTTATTGGACCAATATAATTTATTCTCCAagttatacattttaaaagcgAAATCTATTAAAATTACTTcaagaaaaaaatcctgttaGCAGAGATGAGGCTCAGTAGGCAGCTAACTGCTACAGCCAGCTATCATGATATCCACCTGTCAATCAAAGTGACCATATACTGAACttgaattcattcattcaattttattgcattttatatCACCCAAATGTGCAACAACCATCTCAAATACCTATATATTACAcgttaaagaccctacagtgtTAGAAATATACCCCAATAAGCACATGATCCACCTTTGAGCAAGCACACGGCATCAATGGGAAGGGAAAACTCTCTAAGTCTTAATAAATTTTGCATGTCTGAGTTTTAAGACAAGCAcgtaaaattttaaattttggTAAAGTTGTTCTACAGCCAAGCAGACAATACTACAGCAGTCAGCCTGCAGTAAAAATCACGATTACTCACCattttttcatgttattttacatttgacatAACATTAATGTTTCACAAACAATTTTTTATtgatattttatgtatttaagaATAAGAGTAAAATTCTGTAAAATTTATTTGATAAATTCAtttaaattatcttttttttttacagtgtacttTACATTTCTTGATCTGGGCATGAGGGGATGATTTAGATGTAGAGTTTATCAAAGTCTAGAGCGAATAAGCCTTTATCTGAATGGTCTCAACTGTTagggcagcagctgcagcagtgtTTTAATTAAGATGAATGACTGGGTAACTGCTGTAAACTGGAAGTATGAGTATAGTAATAGGAAATAACTCAATAATCATAGAAAGTCTGTTCATATATGAAGATCGTAGGCTTCCCCTTTTGTCTTTGAGTCATTTTGCATCTTGTTATATGAGGACGCTTTTCACTTCACTATAAATTTATAAAGTGAAAAATCCAGTCATGCAGGTTATTGGGACATCATCTTTGTTTGAGGGGCCTTGAAATGCTGCATAAACAATGATCACGCAACCAAAATGAAACTGGCCTAGCCCCAGCCTTGGTATACTTGTTAGTATAAAgtatataaacaaataaatcaacAAGGCTTacaattttctctttttctcacaTCCTGTCAGTTTATCACAGTATTAAAGCTCAGTGAACTGCTAAATAGTCACATTTAACCAATTTCTTTCATTGCCCACAGGTGATGGCGGCTATCCGTATGCTGCACAGCAGCTTGGTCTTGGAGCTGAAGGTGCTAAATCTGCAAAATATGGTGAGAAAAAAAGTGTGAGAAACTCTAAAGTGGAAAGTTACCATGCGGCCAGATAAACTGTGtcgttttggttttctttttttctagttCAGTACCAATGAGGTCAAAAGCCTCAGAgatagtgaaaaataaaactcatcAGAAGCATTGTGAGTGCAGATAAGCTGCAGGGCTGTTTCTATGTGATCCTGCCTGATATTGACTCTTTATTGTTGCCCTTTTTCTGTGCTGTTTCAGGCCCTGGTGCAGGATATGGAGCTCAACAAGCAGGTTCAATTTAATGCACTCTTTCTCTCAAAGTACTTCCAGTGTACTCCTAAATTCTCAGAGTGTACTCCTGGCATGTTTGCAGATACGTACGTCCCAAGTCCTGGCCTTAAAGGTGTAAtttctgttgtgtgtgttttattaggGTTCGGTGCACAGCTAGGGCCAGCTCAAGATGCTTTGGGTAAGAAAACCACCGACACTTCCTCATTTGTGATGAGCTACCACTACTGCTGCTTCTGGTTACCTTATTAGTCATGTCGTTTTGCACAATATCGCAGCACAACAGACAGCATACAACAGATGTTACTGTGCTGAAAAATGCCTTCATATATAATAATCACGTGATTTTGCAGGAGTCAAAATATTAGTGTCCTTTACTTGGATTCTTTTTAAATAAGAATAGCAACACAAATGtgatgcagtttaaaaaaaaaccttattcACTGTTATTCTTTTTACTTAAGTAGCTTGCACACTGAAAGTGCAGCTGCATGTATTATGCATTATATCCCTCATTAGGAAAGGTATGTGACCTGCATAGTGTGATAGCTAAGTCCTCTAATGCTACTTTTTTTGCCAGGTTTAACACATAGCTGTTAGATTTCTTTGTCTCAATGTAACAGTTTCGTTTTTAGTGAATTGGTAACACTGACCTGTGCCGATTGCTTAACAGGAGAGCAGACTGGCAAATATGATCGAGTGAATGCTGCCCTGGGTAACGGATACAAAGGTGAGAAATAGTGCACGAAGGTCTGGTTAACTAATAAAGTGGAGTTAATacactttttcttgttttctgtcatataTTTACGGAGCctcgcaggggacatgggaggaaaaaaattaagatggacttttgcgagatctcgcaaaacaaacttggGATCTcacaaaacttttgcgagatctcacgaaacaaactcgggatctcgcaaaagttttagcagCATTCTTCGGACGCcggctcgaagccgaccgggaggtcgaggcatgATGTGctgggaaagcggtgttcctcccggctgtagtaggtctcaacctcccgttagctcgaagctaacgggaggtcgaaggccgaagaatgcggctaaaacttttgcgagatctcgcaaaagttttgcgagatcccgagtttgttttgcgagatctcgtaaaagttttgcgagatctcgcaaaagtccgtcttaatttttttttctcccatgtcccctgcgggtcTCCGTATATATTTACTGTTACAGTGACAGATGGTTGTATTAAACATGGTCAAATAGTGAAGTCAGTGTATGACCCGTGAGTCAAAACCTCAGGTTTCCCACTGGTTTGTGAGAATTGTTTTCTACTCTTTgatctgtgtgatgtcagagaGTGGATATTCCCAGTATTGTCATCTCAGACGCAAATCTGCTGTTTATGAGGGGTTGTCAGCTACAGTTGGCTTAAAGCGAGAGGAGCGCCTTCTCGTCCTGGCATATGCTATCATGTCCTTTGGCAACTGAGAGATAACAACAACTTTGTTGAGATCTTCAGTCTGCATTAGGTCGCTTGAGTTGTCACACGTTTGACTATAGTTAGTGTCCCTTTGTCTGACTTTTTCTCTTAGAGATATATATTTAGTTCATTTAGTTTATTTCACACCCTGAAATTAAGCTACCAAATACTACTCACTTAGTCTTagggtgtgaaaaaaaatggttACACTCAGATAGAAAGGCTGGTTTAGGTACCTCTTCACAAAAGGTCTGCTCACTGAACAATAATAGATTGACAGACCAGTCTTTCTAATGCCATACCTGTGGCTAACTGACAAACCAGACAGGAAAACGAGCCCATCTGCTTGCTATCTAGATTTTCTTTCTGCCACTGGCAGCCAATAATATATAAATTGGCTTAAGTGGACGGTGGCCTTTAAGGTGGAGGTGACTAAAACtgcttcttctgctgttttcaaacatacactgctgctctgaacTATACTGAGACAGAGGCGAATCACCACTTTTCTTCTACGTCTTGTGAATGCCTTCTATCTagcactcacacacattcactctcCAATAAACACATCTgaacttggggttcagtatcttaccCAAGAATACTTTGgtcctcctgagctacagtatGCTGTCCTATTGTCCTATTACCCAAGCCTCGCTGCCACCATCACGTGTGTCACCTCTTACATGTTTACCCAGAAAGCTAAACCATAAGCCGTATTCGAGAGTGTATAATGTTTATTTCTGGGTGTTGCATGTGAAAAAGAACAGCTGTGCAACAAAAGCTGAACCTGCTTAGTTTGTAACTGTACAAAGGTGATGGGTGAAAACTTTAGCTCTTAGACAGTGGATGAGCACCAAGGTAAAGCACAAGATACATAAGGATTATTTCGAACTGTGAattatgcaaagctactctaataGAGTCCAATAATAACCTTACGGGAAATGGGCACAATAATTCCCTTTATtagtatcagaatcagaatatttAATTGTCATTAAGACAAAAGCAAATGCTGCTCCATTCAGTGCAAAGAAAACTGTATAACTATTCGTAAACTTGTATTCTATGTACAAGAAAAGAAGTTTTAATAAAGAAAGTATAAAATggtataaaagcatgaataaataaatctgtaCACATATGTTTATGTTTGTGATTGAGTCATTATTAATTATCGTTATTGAATATGTAGGTTTATGTGGGTTTGAATGTGAAAATTAGACATAGGATGGgcttgttttgtacatttttcacacattttttgtGTGATTAATGATTCTCTTCCGTATTAATGATCTTTGTGCTCTCCCCTtttcctctgtgtctgtgtctaacCAGGCTAATTCCCACGACGTTGACCTCTTCAAGTGGATCATTACCATAAAGTGTTCAGTCCAATGAGGTTGCAGAGCTTTTCTGTGTGATTTACTCTACTTTGTTATGTTGTCATGTCTGTATGTCTTTTGTTTCATTCTTCTCATCCACCTTGTCCTTCTCTGTGAACGGACATCTGTAAACCAGATGTCTGTCTGCTTGTCTCCCTCCTCTCAAACCTGCAGCACCCACGGGTTTGTTCCTGGCAGTGCTAAAAAGGCTTGGTGGTGATTGATAAACATAAATGGATGTGAAATGCAAGAAATATGTCCCTTTGTTTTGGAATAATGATTTGTTCTGTTTTAATCCAATAAATTATATCACCCAGTGACGCTAAATAGAAGCTTCTGAGTCAAAACATTTTGTGTGCGATAGTGTGCTCTTTAATAGACACAATGAAACCTCATCCGCACACAGGAAGTTTTACCACTTCCCTTTTCGAGTTAGGTGACATTGCCAAAGAAAAAGTAAACACTACCACCAAAAGCAGGGTGAAATATCGACAAGAACAAAGTGTTCAGATATTatatgtttattgtgcataataAAGCTCCATTTATagtgagaataaaacacatatGGTATATTGGAACATTGTGCAAATACTTGAACTGACACATAAACTGCTTCAAAATGAATGCAGTAAAATTCATTTTGCTAACGATGTAGGTAAAATCATAATTAATGAGGGATAATAACATTATAAATTAAGGTTGAGCCGGATTAGCAGAAACTTTTATATGATCTACAACAGACATGGCCACATAATGTCTTCATATCTAACTGGCTTTAGGGAATACAATGCATACAtccataaacaaacacaaaatatttattaaatgtatttgaATATATTAATCCAGTTTTCTGACATcttgaacattaaaacattgcaCAAATGATCCTATATGGAGAAATATTAGTGACGGATAAGGTATAGTCTAGAAATTGCAAGATGAAAGCAAAGAACGAATCCTTCACGTCGAAGCCGAGTCTCTTCTGGTTAGGTTTTTAAGTGAATCCTGAGATCTGTTTTCAGTcctgaaaaacagacaaacagataaATAACCAAACAAATCAATACATCACCCCCTTTGGCCCAGGTAGAAATAATCTTCCCTTTTAAGTCTTACCAAATTCGTAAGTGCGTGTTATTTTATGCCATACGTGAAGCTCTTGCGAGCAAAACTCTGGTTTTTCCATGAGCTTGATTTGTCCACAAACACGCCCATTTTTGACAGGATGGCCGGTGGAATAGGATGAGTGTTGCGTGACACATACAGCTTTTTCAGACTTGGATTAATAGGAGTGGGTTTATATTCCGTGCATGACTTTCCAGTCAGACTCGGAGCACATTGCACTTCCACTTTGTAGAACAGCTGGCCGTGCTGCAGAGGACAGAGATCGGTTGTAACTCCAGAAGTCAAAAGTGGCTCACATTCTCCCAACAGGTCATCGTCCCACTTGCTGTCCTCGTCCCAGACTTCAAATCTGAATTTGGTAATTGATGAGACATCCTGCGTGCCCAGGTCGATGACAGTGGCCCAgtgtgggttgttgttgttataaatGACAGGAGTACGCTGAGCCACTGTTCCAGCAAAGTGCACCTTCACATAGCCATCTGTAGCTGTGGTATGGTCCCCCCACAGATCAGTGGCCCGCTGTACTGTTATGATGACCCGTGCCATACCTTTACGAGCTGGGCAGCAGTCTTGGTTCACGGCGGGGTCATTGTGGCACTGGCAGACGCAGGAATCCCTCGAGTCACTCTTAATCCCAGCCTGACAGCGAGCGCTGCAGTTTCTCCACAGGCCTTTCTCCAGGATGTAATGGCTAATGGCAGAGCGCAGGTTTTTCCGGGCTTTGGCTGTGGCAGGAAGCAACTCATGAAGGGAATTTAAGGAGTATGAAATGATATCTGGATTTTTTGGTAGGGTTTCCAGCCATTCCTTGTAGGCAGCTGGATTTTTTTCCGCAGAGAAGAgaaggtctgtgtctgtggTATGCCCACCTTTTATATCTGTAAACCTGCAAAAGAGGGGACTATTTCAAACAGATGTGCCGAAATATTAGCTGAAAATATTAGCGTGAGTTGTTAAAGGgtgaaaacagataaaacatttCAGGTAAAGTGAAATCATGTAGTTTAAAATAGACATGCATGTGACTGAAAGTAGCCTGGCCAAGCTGGACAATGCAACATCACATAACCTCAGGAACGACTAAACAAAGCACTGGAGGTGTTCACTCGAGCTCCCGCCTTTCCCATTACTTGTCTCAATCCAATCAGTCATCGATGGGGGGGAATATTGGACAGGACgttttgatgttgttgttgatCAGTGTGTAATGTTCTCTACCTGTCATTGAAGAGGTCGGAGAAAGAGTTCTTATTTTCCAACTTCTCTGAAGCTTTCTGGCAGTGTTTTGTTTCGGCTTTTATTGTAGCTTTAATGCTCGCAGACGCCTCAGCTTCCAGACacagctccacctcctccaaGCTGAGTCCCTGCAGGCTGGCCTGACACTGCTTGATGCTGGTCACAGAGTCAATACTTCCTCCGAGCTTTACCTGGGATGATACATGAAAGACATATAAAGAAAAGTTTACTTCCTTTTACAATGCCAACTTTTATTGATTAGATACTGTGTTTACATATTTTCCTTTACCTTTGTGATGTAATGGGTACCGAAGTTGTCAATCAGTTTGTAAAATCGTTGTTTGAATTCTGGGGCGTAATATTTGGGAAGATCTTTCACTGCTTTCCGAAATTCTGTGTGCAGCTTTGGAGTATTTGACACTCGGTAGCTTGTtcacagagagaaaagacagaaagagtaTAAAACAAGCGTGTGACACTATCGCATTTATTTCATAAAGGGTGGAGTTCCTTACCTGTAGTACTCACACGACACACTCTGGCTAGTGAAGCTGAATTTGTCACTCTTTGTTTTCTCCATGGAGTACTCTGCCAGTTTAGAATTGGTACCAGCCAGCATAACAGAGCcacttttgtcatttatttcaACTTCTAGATCGGTCTTCCAGTTGTTTTCAACAGAGGAGACGCTGGAACTGACAAGAGACTCGCTGGATTTGTGAAGTTTAGTGGAAACTTTGGCGCTGCAGGACTGCTTTGCCCTCCAGTCCACCACTGTCAGGGGTAGCTTTTGCTTTATGTTCTCAAGATAAGGGTTGGTACACAGCATGCATGTTTTATCTTTGCGTTTCCACACATTCATGTTGAGCACGAAGGCCCCTTTACGTTCCATTTTGGTGATGTCGAAGCCTTCTCCGGCCAAATTGATGCCCGGAGCAAATTCTGCATCGGCGCACTGTTTCGGTGTCCCTTCTGTGCACGACTGAAACGTGCAGTGAGGGAGGGACAGCAGGAGGCCAGCACAGATCCAGATGTTCACCTGAAACATGTTGCTGCTGATGTGGacgctaaaaacaaacaaacaaatgaaggtTTTCAGTTAAATAGAAACAAGTATGTTTATTAGTACACAAAGAGTTCCTTCCAGTTTTTAAATTCTAAACGAGACCTGACACGATATCAAATCTTCGCTTAAAGAAAATGAACACTAACAATGTAACTGCAATAAAACAGCACATGCAAATTAATGATAAATTCAAGAAATATTTTTCAAGACAGAGCATGAAAAATTTGTCTTACATCTTCCgtttttgaaaaattaactAAACTTAAAATGCAAGTGCAGAGAAAAGAACAGCTACACTGACAAGATATCGAGTTTTCCATTTTTAAACCAGAAGAACTCTGAGACTGCAAACCTCCTCACTCTCTAGGCAGTATTTATTCTTTACGCTCACTGAGTCACAGCAGCAGTTGGGGAAACCTTGACTGAAACTCTCCAAATCAATCCAGAGCTTTCAGTCTCTCTAAAAATCCTGAATCAGAGACTCCTGTTTGTACACTGTTTAATCCCCAATATTTCAGTCAAGATAAACATCTATCATCTATAATAATGCGTGAGCCCTCTTCAGATGTGTAATTGTGCATTCGGTCACTTCTCTAAGgcctttttaaagtatttcaaagctgatttttttttatagcttaGGACtacaacagcatttgttgttGAAAAGTTCCAGTCAGGTTTTTCTCCTACATAAAGCATATTTGGTGGCTTCAGACAAGATAGCGTTATTTTAATGTTGCTGGATGTTACTGGTGCTTTAGTAGTCTGCAGAGCCCTGTGGTTTAAAATCTTATCATCAAAGTGGATCAGTTTCACTTCTGACTGATTATATTACATCTTGCTTTGAGACTTCTTTTTTGTGGTCTACCTCAAAGCTCTATTTAAGTAAGGACcaattgttttatttcagtacACTTTGACTTGCATTTAGTTTTAGAAAGtactaaatatataaataaggCTGGTACGTTTGTAACAAGGTCAGCTAtgatgttttttgggggttgttATTTTGGGGGGTAATATAAAACTTTTGATCTTTTAAGAGAAAACTAAGGATATAGATCTGACTTTGGCTCCAAAGATGTTAAATTTCAGAGCACTGAAAGTTTCCTTTAGCTAACTGAGAATGAAAGAACCCTTTTCATATTAGTCAGCCTCTCGGGTTTTGTGAGTAGTCCAACCAACATTTccagcattttaaaatgtttcttcaCAATTGACTGGGAGTCAGCCTaagattattttgaaataacacTTTTAAAAACTAATTGTTGTGTTGCTTGAGGTTTGCTAAGAGCCGATcctgattttattattatcgtggggttttttttatacacaTGGAACAACATTGATCGGCACAAGTATGTTCTATCCCAAAACTTTTTTGATGTTCTGGGCAAATTCTCCTGCAAAAATATAGAGAACTGTGTAAAAGTCTTAAGCGTTCTATATATTTTCTGTCCCTCTCTCCTGTTCGTCATGTGGTTAGCTCTCGCATTACAAATTCCTCTGTTAAATTTCTGATGCTTTCAAGTTAGTTTTACCTCCTTATAACGATGTGGATTTACTAACAAATCTTTTTAAGAACTCTTGTCTCTCTACTTTAGACAACGTTTGTCCTGTGAAACCAGATTAGCTCCTCTTTCTAAGCCGTCCCCCTGGATAAATGACAACATTTGCTGTTTAAAGCGTTCCTGCCGCAAAGTTGAGCAACTATGGAGGAAAACACTCCTCTCTTTCACGTAAAGGACCTTTTAGTTGCATTTAACACTTCAGTTCGTGATGCGCGGGCTGCCTATTTCTCAGACCTAGTATCAACGAGCAGAGGTAACCCCAAGGTACTTTTTGACACCATTAGTGATATTGTtgctcctgctccacctgctgtTTCAATTACTTCGAATTACCTCGAATGAAGATTGTgaaaattttctttctttctttgttgaaAAAGTTCATAATGTCTGTCTTGTCTGCCCCAACTCCACCTAGGCCTGTTCTTTTAGAAAGATTCTTACCTGCGTCCTTATCTCAGCTGCTCAAATGAGTTAATTCGATGAAAGCGTCCTCCTGCTCTCTTGATATTTTAGCTGgatctttgtttaaaaatgtctttcagtCTGT includes the following:
- the LOC101476239 gene encoding perforin-1 isoform X1, which gives rise to MPCFCDSYTLSTGIPANCCQFHSCTVNHQAEGTGGVQGLIENHCESNKCPKKTFERPSESLKNCIFSSFVHISSNMFQVNIWICAGLLLSLPHCTFQSCTEGTPKQCADAEFAPGINLAGEGFDITKMERKGAFVLNMNVWKRKDKTCMLCTNPYLENIKQKLPLTVVDWRAKQSCSAKVSTKLHKSSESLVSSSVSSVENNWKTDLEVEINDKSGSVMLAGTNSKLAEYSMEKTKSDKFSFTSQSVSCEYYSYRVSNTPKLHTEFRKAVKDLPKYYAPEFKQRFYKLIDNFGTHYITKVKLGGSIDSVTSIKQCQASLQGLSLEEVELCLEAEASASIKATIKAETKHCQKASEKLENKNSFSDLFNDRFTDIKGGHTTDTDLLFSAEKNPAAYKEWLETLPKNPDIISYSLNSLHELLPATAKARKNLRSAISHYILEKGLWRNCSARCQAGIKSDSRDSCVCQCHNDPAVNQDCCPARKGMARVIITVQRATDLWGDHTTATDGYVKVHFAGTVAQRTPVIYNNNNPHWATVIDLGTQDVSSITKFRFEVWDEDSKWDDDLLGECEPLLTSGVTTDLCPLQHGQLFYKVEVQCAPSLTGKSCTEYKPTPINPSLKKLYVSRNTHPIPPAILSKMGVFVDKSSSWKNQSFARKSFTYGIK
- the LOC101476239 gene encoding perforin-1 isoform X2, whose product is MFQVNIWICAGLLLSLPHCTFQSCTEGTPKQCADAEFAPGINLAGEGFDITKMERKGAFVLNMNVWKRKDKTCMLCTNPYLENIKQKLPLTVVDWRAKQSCSAKVSTKLHKSSESLVSSSVSSVENNWKTDLEVEINDKSGSVMLAGTNSKLAEYSMEKTKSDKFSFTSQSVSCEYYSYRVSNTPKLHTEFRKAVKDLPKYYAPEFKQRFYKLIDNFGTHYITKVKLGGSIDSVTSIKQCQASLQGLSLEEVELCLEAEASASIKATIKAETKHCQKASEKLENKNSFSDLFNDRFTDIKGGHTTDTDLLFSAEKNPAAYKEWLETLPKNPDIISYSLNSLHELLPATAKARKNLRSAISHYILEKGLWRNCSARCQAGIKSDSRDSCVCQCHNDPAVNQDCCPARKGMARVIITVQRATDLWGDHTTATDGYVKVHFAGTVAQRTPVIYNNNNPHWATVIDLGTQDVSSITKFRFEVWDEDSKWDDDLLGECEPLLTSGVTTDLCPLQHGQLFYKVEVQCAPSLTGKSCTEYKPTPINPSLKKLYVSRNTHPIPPAILSKMGVFVDKSSSWKNQSFARKSFTYGIK